A stretch of Lysinibacillus agricola DNA encodes these proteins:
- a CDS encoding flagellar hook-length control protein FliK, with protein sequence MMDVAMMQMISKSVPTKTAATKPTTVGNSDVKASGTSNKEKSSTFGSVFGQIISSNQTPQSTQSTETKDIAGLAEVLNAESIEDVLDLLDIPHDDGLLMLQIGEEGKAVAIDEMLNLENLMDALGIDSEQLQKLVRQLLGEDKEAKDVWELLVLVDAQAPMLQAQVVAALQGEGQVTPNEATQLLQVLKLAQLVGQKTDLTAQQESLLTNIKSLLTTMQTQVETGAQQVTTKTTVTLPLQGFQKVVQQVQVTKQADTSANEMVTSNTVQTKADTFQVTLPAAKPAQSEALLKEMQAIINRAQISNAQGITRLTLKLYPENLGTIRIELVQNDGVLTARLLASTAHGRELLDSQAHQLKQAFVQQNIQVDRLDIAQSLQDADRQQRDQSFFNNFFKQQQEDEQEQKSDDDDEGKSFSEYLISEEV encoded by the coding sequence ATGATGGATGTGGCAATGATGCAAATGATATCCAAATCTGTACCAACTAAAACTGCAGCTACAAAACCTACAACAGTTGGAAATTCCGATGTTAAAGCAAGTGGAACGTCGAACAAAGAAAAATCATCGACGTTTGGTTCTGTTTTTGGACAAATTATTTCTTCAAATCAAACACCGCAGTCTACACAGTCAACAGAAACAAAAGATATAGCAGGATTAGCAGAAGTTTTAAATGCTGAATCTATTGAAGACGTACTAGACTTACTAGATATTCCACACGACGATGGCTTATTAATGCTTCAAATTGGTGAAGAGGGCAAAGCTGTTGCGATAGATGAAATGCTGAATCTTGAAAATTTAATGGATGCATTAGGAATTGATTCCGAGCAACTTCAAAAATTAGTTCGACAGTTGCTAGGGGAGGATAAGGAAGCGAAAGATGTATGGGAGCTTTTAGTGCTAGTAGACGCACAGGCACCAATGCTTCAAGCACAAGTTGTAGCAGCTTTACAAGGTGAAGGACAAGTAACACCGAACGAAGCAACACAATTACTCCAAGTATTAAAGTTAGCCCAATTAGTTGGACAGAAAACGGACTTAACAGCTCAACAAGAAAGCTTACTAACTAACATTAAGAGTCTTTTAACAACGATGCAAACACAAGTAGAGACGGGTGCACAGCAGGTAACAACCAAAACAACAGTAACACTTCCGTTACAAGGCTTTCAGAAAGTAGTTCAGCAAGTACAGGTTACCAAACAGGCAGATACAAGTGCTAATGAAATGGTGACATCTAATACGGTCCAAACAAAAGCAGATACATTCCAAGTAACTCTGCCAGCAGCAAAACCAGCACAATCTGAGGCATTATTGAAAGAGATGCAAGCAATCATCAATAGAGCCCAAATCTCTAATGCGCAAGGTATTACCCGCTTAACATTGAAATTGTATCCAGAAAATCTAGGGACAATTCGTATCGAGCTAGTACAAAATGACGGTGTCCTCACTGCTCGACTACTTGCTTCAACAGCTCATGGACGTGAATTACTTGATAGTCAGGCACATCAATTAAAGCAAGCCTTTGTACAGCAAAATATTCAAGTTGATCGTCTCGATATTGCTCAGTCATTGCAAGATGCAGATCGCCAACAACGCGACCAAAGTTTCTTCAATAATTTCTTTAAGCAACAACAGGAAGATGAGCAGGAGCAAAAAAGTGACGATGATGATGAAGGTAAATCATTTAGTGAATATTTAATAAGTGAGGAGGTGTAG
- the flgD gene encoding flagellar hook assembly protein FlgD: MADTKTDKMTGKITDDFYYSNYKKPVRQTGNSELGKDAFLQLLITQLQHQDPTNPMDDREFISQMAQFSSLEQMQNMTKTMESLLASQQQTQLMSYTTFVGKEVKWHEITDELDEDKKPIINEGTGIIESLKFVDGDVVFVLADGKEITPGNISAILGGSGDNNTETESPLVQASKLIGKKVTYKDGEQELQGRIVSVTSKDGVIYYLLDNDKKLTDKEFTEISE, translated from the coding sequence GTGGCGGATACAAAGACTGATAAAATGACTGGAAAAATAACGGATGACTTTTACTATTCGAACTATAAGAAACCAGTTAGGCAAACTGGTAATAGCGAACTCGGTAAGGATGCTTTCCTGCAATTATTAATTACGCAATTGCAACATCAGGATCCAACAAATCCTATGGACGACCGAGAATTCATTTCTCAAATGGCACAATTCTCTTCTTTAGAGCAAATGCAAAATATGACAAAAACGATGGAATCATTACTAGCCTCACAGCAACAAACACAGCTTATGAGTTATACAACATTTGTTGGTAAAGAAGTAAAATGGCATGAGATAACAGATGAGTTGGATGAAGACAAGAAGCCTATTATCAATGAAGGAACAGGCATTATTGAATCGTTGAAATTTGTAGACGGAGATGTAGTATTCGTATTAGCTGATGGTAAGGAAATAACGCCTGGCAATATCTCAGCTATTTTAGGTGGTTCAGGAGATAACAATACTGAAACAGAATCTCCTCTTGTACAAGCAAGCAAGCTAATTGGTAAAAAAGTTACCTATAAAGACGGCGAGCAAGAACTACAAGGACGTATCGTTTCTGTAACGAGTAAAGATGGCGTTATTTATTACTTATTAGATAACGACAAAAAATTAACAGATAAAGAATTTACCGAAATCAGCGAATAA
- a CDS encoding MotE family protein, with protein MAKKDNRLKAELAEQPQPPKRKSGGFRKFFMWFVIPIMFVVAVLLVVATLMNTNVFDLGKKAYESLPFVPSEEQQAKEAVVNNDSKVVKLQADVQEKEAEIAQLQKKLDTATTEKEKLTTENEQLQFEVEKLNREQDDVKRDYNDILKTFDKMSPKAAAPVLIKMSDTEALRILTNLKPDKLAAILEKMDPQDAAKYTEMMAKQ; from the coding sequence ATGGCAAAAAAAGATAATCGACTTAAAGCGGAGTTAGCGGAACAACCACAACCACCCAAACGTAAATCAGGTGGCTTTCGAAAGTTTTTTATGTGGTTTGTAATACCTATTATGTTTGTAGTAGCAGTTCTACTTGTTGTGGCAACCTTAATGAATACGAATGTCTTTGATTTAGGTAAGAAGGCATATGAAAGCTTACCGTTCGTTCCTTCAGAAGAACAACAAGCAAAAGAGGCTGTGGTTAATAATGATTCGAAGGTTGTAAAATTACAGGCTGATGTACAAGAAAAAGAAGCGGAAATCGCACAGCTGCAAAAGAAATTGGATACGGCAACAACTGAGAAAGAAAAGCTAACGACAGAAAATGAGCAGTTACAATTTGAAGTTGAAAAATTAAATAGGGAGCAAGATGACGTAAAGCGTGACTACAATGACATTTTAAAAACATTTGATAAGATGTCCCCTAAAGCAGCAGCGCCAGTCCTTATTAAAATGAGTGATACGGAAGCACTTCGTATTTTAACAAACTTAAAGCCGGATAAATTAGCAGCGATTCTAGAAAAAATGGATCCACAAGATGCAGCGAAATATACGGAAATGATGGCTAAACAATAA
- the flgB gene encoding flagellar basal body rod protein FlgB, which translates to MNLFGGTISSLENGLSYATLNHKTIANNIANVDTPNYKAKNVSFKDMLEKEQQLSISAYRTDNRHYDFAIRQSTPGVNNIDGLRYRNNGNAVDMDAEQAKLAENQIYYNALTDRMNGKLNTLNTVIKGGK; encoded by the coding sequence TTGAATTTATTCGGAGGAACTATTAGTAGCCTGGAAAACGGACTTTCCTATGCAACTTTAAATCATAAAACAATCGCCAATAACATTGCGAATGTCGATACGCCAAATTATAAAGCGAAAAATGTAAGTTTTAAGGATATGTTGGAGAAAGAACAGCAACTATCAATTTCGGCATATCGTACAGATAATAGACATTATGATTTTGCGATTCGACAATCTACGCCTGGTGTGAATAATATTGATGGCTTACGTTATCGAAATAATGGTAATGCTGTAGATATGGACGCTGAACAGGCGAAATTGGCAGAAAATCAAATCTACTACAATGCATTAACTGACCGTATGAACGGTAAGTTAAATACATTAAATACTGTTATTAAAGGAGGTAAGTAA
- the fliI gene encoding flagellar protein export ATPase FliI: MKTAQLIEQIPQIPTFKKFGRVTRVVGLMIESQGPDSSIGDVCKIHVETSKNGHQIILAEVVGFKDEIVILMPFTSLREISIGCLVEGTGAPLEVKVGPELIGKVLDSMGNPIDGTILPKGLMSVPTEQDPPNPLTRPPIDERLEVGVKAIDGMLTVGNGQRVGIFAGSGVGKSTLLGMIARNTQADLNVIALIGERGREVREFIERDLGPEGLSRSIVVAATSDQPALMRIKGAFTATAIAEYFRNRGLNVMLMMDSVTRVAMAQREIGLATGEPPAQKGYTPSVFAILPKLLERTGTNEKGSITAFYTVLVDGDDMNEPIADTVRGILDGHIVLDRNLANKGQYPAINVLKSVSRLMNHVAEPEHKKAAERLRELYYTYDKSEDLINIGAYKRGTSKEIDEAIYYEPLITAYLKQGYLDKVTLEESMNELITLSNGGGN; the protein is encoded by the coding sequence ATGAAAACGGCTCAATTAATCGAACAAATTCCTCAAATACCAACCTTTAAAAAATTTGGTAGAGTAACTAGAGTTGTCGGCTTGATGATTGAGTCGCAAGGTCCAGATAGTTCCATCGGTGATGTCTGCAAAATTCATGTGGAAACTTCAAAAAACGGCCATCAAATCATCTTAGCAGAGGTTGTAGGCTTCAAAGATGAAATTGTCATCTTAATGCCATTTACCTCTCTTCGGGAAATATCGATTGGCTGCCTAGTTGAAGGTACAGGGGCACCGCTAGAAGTGAAAGTGGGCCCCGAGCTAATCGGTAAGGTACTTGATTCTATGGGAAATCCAATAGATGGAACTATTTTACCAAAAGGATTAATGTCAGTTCCGACAGAGCAGGATCCACCAAACCCACTAACACGCCCACCTATTGATGAAAGACTTGAAGTAGGTGTTAAAGCAATTGATGGCATGCTAACAGTTGGTAATGGACAACGTGTAGGTATTTTCGCTGGTTCTGGGGTCGGGAAAAGTACATTGCTCGGTATGATTGCGCGAAATACCCAAGCTGATTTAAACGTCATCGCACTAATTGGAGAGCGTGGTCGTGAGGTCCGTGAGTTTATAGAGCGTGATTTAGGGCCAGAGGGTTTAAGCCGATCAATAGTAGTAGCTGCCACTTCTGATCAGCCTGCACTAATGCGGATTAAAGGGGCCTTTACCGCAACAGCAATTGCCGAATATTTTAGAAATCGCGGTTTAAATGTCATGTTGATGATGGACTCTGTGACTCGTGTTGCAATGGCACAGCGTGAGATTGGCCTTGCGACAGGTGAACCACCAGCTCAAAAAGGATATACACCCTCTGTATTTGCGATTTTACCAAAGCTTTTAGAGCGCACAGGTACTAATGAGAAGGGTTCTATTACTGCCTTTTATACAGTTTTAGTAGATGGTGATGATATGAACGAGCCAATTGCAGATACTGTGCGAGGGATTTTAGATGGTCATATTGTTCTTGATCGAAACCTTGCTAATAAAGGTCAATATCCAGCTATTAATGTCTTGAAAAGCGTCAGCCGTTTGATGAATCATGTGGCTGAGCCAGAGCACAAAAAGGCGGCAGAACGATTAAGGGAGCTCTATTATACATATGACAAGTCGGAGGATCTAATTAACATCGGTGCCTATAAGCGAGGAACATCAAAAGAAATTGATGAAGCGATTTACTATGAACCTCTCATTACCGCTTATTTAAAGCAAGGTTATTTAGATAAAGTGACTCTTGAGGAAAGTATGAATGAGTTAATTACATTATCGAACGGTGGTGGAAATTAG
- the fliH gene encoding flagellar assembly protein FliH — MSRIIRSIHTQSNGDNVKNIQIRDMFEMHEGENEEISPQKQISMEEVLGERDRLFAEARATLQAEREAFEQEKQMFFQEIEHLKQGWEEERPNRVQAAYDEGFGQGYEDGTNKANEAMAQSLQTANEVIIQSRENAQKYIEDQEAIILELGLTAAERIIDASLERANELFISIVRRGLKEAREMKEIKIYVSPTYYALITSNRDELAEMFPTDVPFMIFVNEDLENETDCYIETNHGRIVVSIDEQLNELRLKLHEILESKE; from the coding sequence TTGTCTAGAATCATCCGTTCTATACACACACAGTCCAATGGCGATAATGTAAAAAATATTCAAATTCGTGACATGTTTGAAATGCATGAGGGAGAAAATGAAGAAATTTCACCTCAAAAACAAATTTCTATGGAAGAAGTGCTGGGAGAACGTGATCGTTTATTTGCAGAGGCTAGAGCTACTTTACAGGCTGAACGTGAAGCTTTTGAACAAGAGAAGCAAATGTTCTTTCAGGAAATTGAACATTTAAAGCAAGGTTGGGAAGAAGAGCGACCTAATCGAGTGCAAGCGGCTTATGATGAAGGATTTGGTCAGGGCTATGAGGATGGGACAAACAAAGCGAATGAAGCGATGGCACAATCTCTCCAAACGGCCAATGAGGTAATCATTCAGTCGAGGGAAAACGCTCAGAAATATATTGAAGATCAGGAAGCGATTATTTTAGAGCTAGGCTTAACTGCAGCAGAGCGAATTATTGATGCATCTTTAGAGCGAGCCAATGAATTATTTATTTCAATCGTTCGCAGAGGACTTAAGGAAGCGAGAGAAATGAAGGAAATAAAAATTTATGTTTCACCTACATACTATGCATTAATTACTTCTAATCGGGATGAACTAGCTGAAATGTTCCCAACTGACGTACCATTTATGATTTTCGTAAATGAGGATTTAGAAAATGAAACAGATTGCTATATCGAAACAAATCATGGCCGTATTGTTGTAAGTATTGATGAGCAATTAAATGAACTAAGATTGAAGCTACATGAAATATTAGAAAGTAAGGAATGA
- the flgC gene encoding flagellar basal body rod protein FlgC gives MSIFHGMNTTASALTSQRLRMDVISSNMANVDTTRARQVNGEWEPYRRKSVTFTAQEGQFSKFFNVALGKNAKSGVGNGVKVTQIKEDRETPFKLVYDPTHPDANADGYVNMPNVDPLKEMVDLMSATRSYEANVTVLNANKSMLTKALEIGK, from the coding sequence ATGTCTATTTTTCATGGAATGAATACCACTGCCTCAGCTTTAACATCACAGCGTTTACGAATGGATGTCATTTCTTCTAATATGGCAAATGTGGATACAACGCGTGCTAGACAAGTGAATGGGGAGTGGGAACCATACCGCCGGAAGTCTGTGACATTTACAGCTCAAGAGGGACAGTTTTCAAAGTTCTTTAATGTTGCACTTGGTAAAAACGCAAAAAGTGGCGTTGGCAACGGCGTAAAAGTTACACAAATAAAAGAAGATAGAGAAACACCTTTCAAACTTGTGTATGATCCAACTCATCCAGATGCAAACGCAGATGGCTATGTAAATATGCCAAATGTAGATCCATTAAAAGAAATGGTAGATTTAATGTCAGCCACTCGTTCCTACGAGGCAAACGTAACTGTATTGAATGCAAATAAATCCATGCTGACAAAGGCGTTAGAGATTGGTAAATAA
- the fliJ gene encoding flagellar export protein FliJ, translated as MVSYTYRFEKVLTIREQEKNETEMAYKESVRSFEEIATKLYDLLKKKEDLLEFQQERLAVGSSIEEIHHYARFIDSLEKTIADVQQKVVQARAKMNWHEEKLLEKNLEVRKFEKMREKDFKIFQQEQDRIEGIFLDEISSLTYNKREIR; from the coding sequence ATGGTAAGTTATACTTATCGTTTTGAAAAAGTGTTAACCATTCGAGAGCAGGAAAAAAATGAAACTGAAATGGCTTATAAAGAATCTGTACGTTCTTTTGAAGAAATAGCAACAAAGCTATACGACTTGCTGAAAAAGAAAGAAGATTTATTAGAGTTTCAACAGGAACGTTTAGCTGTAGGTTCATCAATAGAGGAGATTCATCACTACGCCCGATTTATTGATAGCCTCGAAAAAACAATTGCTGATGTACAGCAGAAAGTTGTACAAGCCCGTGCAAAAATGAATTGGCACGAAGAAAAATTATTAGAAAAAAACTTGGAAGTACGTAAATTTGAAAAAATGCGAGAAAAAGATTTTAAGATATTCCAGCAGGAACAGGATCGTATCGAAGGCATTTTTTTAGATGAGATTTCATCGCTTACGTATAACAAGAGAGAAATCAGGTGA
- the fliG gene encoding flagellar motor switch protein FliG has translation MSKKDKELTGKQKAALLLISLGPEVSASVYKHLTEEEIERLTLEISSVKKVEANVKEEIIEEFHNIALAQDYITQGGIGYAKTVLEKALGVEQAQTIINRLTSSLQVRPFDFARRADPAQIFNFIQNEHPQTIALILSYLEAGQAGVILSSLPQEVQADIAKRIAVMESTSPEVISEIESVLERKLSSTVTQDYTETGGIDAVVEVLNGVDRQTEKTILDALEIQDPELAEEIKKRMFVFEDIVTLDNRSIQRVIRDCENEDLLLSMKVSSEEVKDIIFRNMSQRMAETFKEEMEIMGPVRLRDVEEAQSRIVAVIRRLEDAGEIIIARGGGDDVIV, from the coding sequence GTGTCCAAGAAAGATAAGGAATTAACCGGAAAACAAAAGGCCGCTCTCTTGTTAATTTCATTAGGGCCTGAGGTTTCAGCTTCTGTCTATAAACATTTAACAGAGGAAGAAATTGAACGTTTAACATTAGAAATTTCAAGTGTTAAAAAAGTAGAAGCAAATGTTAAAGAGGAAATTATTGAAGAATTCCACAATATTGCACTTGCGCAAGATTATATTACACAGGGTGGTATTGGTTACGCGAAGACAGTATTGGAGAAGGCGCTTGGTGTAGAGCAGGCACAAACGATTATTAATCGCCTAACATCTTCTTTACAAGTGCGTCCCTTTGACTTTGCACGTAGAGCTGATCCAGCACAAATTTTTAACTTTATTCAAAATGAACATCCACAAACAATTGCCCTTATTCTATCTTATTTAGAAGCAGGGCAAGCGGGTGTTATTTTATCTTCATTGCCGCAGGAAGTACAGGCTGATATTGCGAAACGTATAGCCGTAATGGAATCAACATCACCAGAGGTTATTAGTGAAATTGAATCTGTATTAGAGCGTAAATTATCATCGACTGTTACACAGGATTACACAGAAACAGGTGGCATTGATGCAGTTGTTGAAGTGTTAAATGGTGTAGACCGACAAACGGAAAAAACGATTCTCGATGCACTCGAAATTCAAGATCCAGAGCTTGCAGAAGAAATCAAAAAACGTATGTTTGTATTCGAGGATATTGTTACGCTTGACAACCGTTCGATTCAACGTGTTATTCGTGATTGTGAAAATGAAGACTTACTGCTTTCAATGAAAGTTTCAAGTGAAGAAGTAAAAGACATTATTTTCCGCAATATGTCACAACGTATGGCTGAGACATTTAAAGAAGAAATGGAAATTATGGGACCTGTACGTTTACGTGACGTAGAGGAGGCGCAATCTCGAATTGTTGCGGTTATTCGTCGCTTAGAGGATGCTGGTGAGATTATTATTGCACGTGGTGGAGGAGATGACGTCATTGTCTAG
- a CDS encoding TIGR02530 family flagellar biosynthesis protein, whose translation MDKFSIHRVPLHPSIRQTQPKPLQTQQSFKAHLQEATNQQELKVSKHAHERIIERNIEITEQEWQVVSDKVFEAHSKGVKQPLVLMDQAALIVSAKNATVITAMDRTEAKQQIFTNIDGTIVL comes from the coding sequence ATGGATAAGTTTTCAATTCATCGTGTACCATTGCATCCATCTATTCGCCAAACGCAACCTAAGCCCTTACAAACACAGCAATCATTTAAAGCTCATTTACAGGAAGCTACCAATCAACAAGAATTAAAAGTGAGCAAGCATGCGCATGAACGTATTATCGAGCGCAATATAGAGATTACTGAACAAGAATGGCAGGTTGTATCGGACAAGGTATTTGAAGCGCACTCAAAAGGTGTCAAACAACCATTAGTCTTGATGGATCAAGCAGCTTTAATTGTCAGTGCTAAAAACGCTACTGTCATTACAGCAATGGACCGCACGGAAGCAAAACAGCAAATATTTACTAATATTGATGGCACAATCGTGCTGTAA
- the codY gene encoding GTP-sensing pleiotropic transcriptional regulator CodY: MNLLEKTRKINSMLQASAGKPVNFKEMADTLGDIIDSNVYIVSRKGKLLGISIHQQIENERMKKMFEERQFPEEYTHSLFTISETSSNLDIHDEHTAFPIENKELFQNALTTIVPIVGGGERLGTLILARLSAQFEDDDLILAEYGATVVGMEILREKSEEIEEEARSKAVVQMAINSLSYSELEAIEHIFEELDGHEGLLVASKIADRVGITRSVIVNALRKLESAGVIESRSLGMKGTYIKVLNDKFLNALAEIKMK; the protein is encoded by the coding sequence ATGAATTTATTAGAAAAAACACGTAAAATTAACTCGATGCTCCAAGCATCTGCTGGTAAACCGGTAAACTTTAAAGAAATGGCAGATACATTAGGAGATATTATAGACAGTAATGTTTATATTGTAAGCCGTAAAGGGAAGCTTTTAGGCATTTCAATTCACCAACAAATTGAAAACGAACGCATGAAAAAGATGTTCGAAGAGCGTCAATTCCCAGAAGAATACACACATAGCTTGTTTACAATTTCTGAGACATCTTCAAATCTAGATATTCATGACGAACATACTGCTTTCCCAATTGAAAACAAAGAGTTATTCCAAAACGCATTAACAACTATCGTACCGATTGTTGGTGGTGGTGAGCGTCTTGGTACATTAATTCTTGCTCGTTTATCTGCACAATTCGAGGATGATGATTTAATCTTAGCTGAGTATGGTGCAACAGTAGTTGGTATGGAAATTTTACGTGAAAAATCTGAGGAAATTGAAGAGGAAGCTCGTAGTAAAGCTGTTGTACAAATGGCGATTAATTCTCTTTCATACAGTGAATTAGAGGCTATTGAACATATCTTTGAAGAACTTGACGGACATGAAGGCTTACTTGTTGCTTCAAAAATTGCAGACCGAGTGGGTATTACACGTTCAGTAATCGTAAACGCATTACGTAAACTAGAATCTGCAGGTGTAATCGAATCTCGCTCTCTAGGTATGAAGGGTACTTATATTAAAGTACTAAACGATAAATTCTTAAATGCATTAGCTGAAATTAAAATGAAATAA
- the fliE gene encoding flagellar hook-basal body complex protein FliE — translation MTISSVSLMTPTQVVNETNKLNTTPYEAQQNFANSLKEAIAKVNDQQITSDNLTQKLITGGDVELHEVMIASQKASITLNATMEVRNKVIEAYQEIMRMSV, via the coding sequence ATGACAATTTCGTCCGTTTCACTAATGACACCTACGCAGGTTGTAAATGAAACAAATAAACTTAATACAACACCTTATGAAGCACAGCAAAACTTTGCGAACTCATTAAAAGAAGCAATAGCGAAAGTTAATGATCAACAAATTACTTCTGATAATCTTACTCAAAAGCTAATTACTGGTGGAGATGTAGAGTTGCACGAAGTGATGATTGCATCACAAAAAGCGAGCATTACATTAAATGCAACAATGGAAGTTCGCAATAAGGTGATTGAAGCTTACCAAGAAATAATGCGAATGAGTGTCTAA
- the fliF gene encoding flagellar basal-body MS-ring/collar protein FliF — protein MNERLTKIKNDTSQFWTSRSKKQKIVMIGSVLGVLLLATVITIFATKTTYVPLYKDLSTREIGQVKEALDSQGVKYEIAPGGTSILVPEEQVDALLVQLASEGYPQTGTIDYSFANSSGFGMTDNEFNLLKKAATETEIAKLIKNLEGVKDAKVMINVPEEGVFLKDVKEEATASIVLNTDPGYKFTEQQIATMYNLVAKSIPNLNTDNIVISNQFSEYFDLHAATADGTSTTTAEGQLQAKKLVERDLQRQVQSMLGTLMGQDKVIVSVTTDIDFKKENREENLVTPVDEENMEGIAISAQRITEQYSGTGAAATGTPEAETTTDNFTTYNEGATGNGDYERTEETINNDVNRIRKDIQEAPYKVQDIGIQVIVEPPTAADAASLPDGVREDIEKILSTIVRTTISKDVAAELTQDQIDEKVAVSVQPLNGKATDVANEKSVIPWWVWVIGGILLAVILLLAFFIIRSRKREQEEEELSILEEQEELMIEDINEEIETEATMRRKQLEKMAKEKPDDFAKLLRSWIAED, from the coding sequence ATGAATGAACGATTGACGAAAATAAAAAACGACACCAGCCAATTTTGGACAAGTCGTAGTAAAAAACAAAAAATTGTAATGATTGGCTCAGTATTAGGAGTTCTATTGCTTGCTACCGTAATAACAATTTTTGCTACAAAAACTACATATGTACCACTTTATAAGGATTTATCGACAAGAGAAATCGGTCAAGTGAAGGAAGCGTTGGATTCCCAAGGTGTAAAATATGAAATTGCACCAGGAGGGACATCAATTTTAGTACCTGAAGAACAAGTAGATGCATTGTTAGTGCAATTGGCATCGGAAGGATATCCGCAAACAGGCACGATTGATTACTCTTTTGCAAACAGCTCTGGATTTGGTATGACAGATAATGAGTTTAACCTATTAAAAAAAGCAGCAACTGAAACAGAAATAGCAAAACTCATTAAAAATCTAGAAGGTGTAAAAGATGCAAAGGTAATGATTAACGTTCCTGAAGAGGGAGTTTTCTTAAAAGATGTAAAAGAAGAAGCGACAGCATCTATTGTTTTGAACACAGACCCTGGCTATAAATTTACAGAGCAACAAATTGCCACTATGTACAACTTAGTAGCAAAAAGTATTCCGAATTTAAACACAGATAACATTGTTATTTCTAACCAATTCTCCGAGTACTTTGATCTGCACGCTGCAACTGCTGATGGTACTTCAACAACGACAGCTGAAGGTCAGTTACAAGCGAAGAAATTGGTTGAGCGTGATCTACAACGTCAAGTGCAAAGTATGCTAGGTACGTTAATGGGACAAGACAAAGTAATAGTTTCTGTGACAACAGACATTGATTTCAAAAAAGAAAATCGTGAAGAAAACCTAGTTACGCCGGTTGACGAAGAGAATATGGAAGGTATTGCTATTAGTGCTCAACGTATTACAGAGCAATATTCTGGTACAGGAGCAGCAGCCACTGGTACACCTGAAGCTGAAACGACGACAGATAACTTCACAACTTATAACGAAGGTGCAACGGGTAATGGAGATTACGAACGTACTGAAGAAACAATTAATAATGACGTAAACCGTATTCGCAAAGATATTCAAGAGGCACCATATAAAGTTCAAGATATTGGTATCCAGGTAATTGTTGAACCACCGACAGCAGCTGATGCGGCATCATTACCAGATGGGGTTCGTGAGGATATTGAGAAAATATTAAGTACTATTGTTCGTACGACGATTTCTAAAGACGTAGCAGCTGAGCTTACTCAAGACCAAATTGATGAAAAAGTAGCTGTTTCAGTACAACCTTTAAATGGTAAGGCAACAGATGTAGCGAACGAAAAATCTGTTATTCCATGGTGGGTTTGGGTAATCGGCGGAATATTACTAGCTGTAATATTATTGCTTGCATTCTTTATTATCCGTTCACGTAAACGTGAGCAGGAAGAAGAAGAGCTTAGCATCCTAGAAGAACAAGAAGAACTAATGATTGAAGATATTAATGAAGAAATTGAAACGGAAGCTACAATGCGTCGTAAGCAGCTAGAAAAAATGGCAAAAGAGAAGCCAGACGATTTTGCGAAGTTACTGCGTAGTTGGATTGCGGAAGACTAA